The Bacillota bacterium DNA segment CGGTTGGCCGCCACCGGCCGGGTCGGGGCCGACCCGGGTGTGCCCCGGGCTGGAGTCACGCTTCACAGCTCGAAGCGCACCCGGGCTCAGCGCAGGGCGCTCAGAAGGATCTGGAGCACGCCCTTGCGGGTCACAGGCGTCTCCGTGGCCTTCCGGTTGAGGTCAGCCCCACACTTCTTGCAGTACAGGCTCCCCGCATAGTTCTGAGTCCCGCAGTCCTTGCAGGTCATGCGCTCATCCCTCTCCTTCGGTGCAGGCGGGGTCTCTTACCCCTGGACGGTGGTGGCCGACGGGACGTGTTCCGTCCCGCCCGTCCAGTTGTCGTCCCGCCTGCCTGCCTTATATAACCCTGGGCCTGTGAACTGTAAAGAGGGGTGGGTGTTAAGAATCGGTAAAGGAGGGAGAATCACAGGAAGGCCGGCGGCCCCTCGGCGACCACCGCTCTCGCCCCAGCTCCTCCCTGGCGGCTTACCGGCCGGTCACCAAGCCGAGGCTGCGGAGCAGCACGATGAGCAAGTAAAGCCCCGCCAGAAGCGCCAGACGCCACAGCCCGTCGCGCAGTCCGGGCGAACTCATCGCCGGTCCCATCCCCTGTCCGGCAGCTCAAGCTGTGACTCCGTTCACATTGTGCGACGAATCGGTTACGGGAACGTAAAGGGCGGGTTACAGGTCTGTTGAGGCCCCAAACCGCTCTACCCCGGCCGCTCCAACCACGCTCGCCGCTCACGCCCCCACCGCACCCGAGTCCCCCAGGATCTGCGCCCGCGCTCTCGAATGGGTTTCCTGGGCGGCGGGCGCATACACCGTACATGACAGATAGTTGTGACGTGTGTGCAGACGCCCGGCGACGGCTGGCACGGGCTCATCCTCTGGCCCGTCGTTGGCCGCGCGCCCACACGACGGAAAGGTGTGATGGCCGGCATGGAGGTCTTCGAGACCGTTGCCCGCCTGGGCCCCCACGAACAGGTGGTCTTCGTCCACGATCCCGGTCGGGGGCTGAAGATGATCATCGGCGTGCACGACACGACCCTCGGCCCCGCCCTGGGTGGCTGCCGGATCTGGCCCTACCGCTCCGAACAGGAAGCCCTGGTCGACGTGTTGCGTCTGTCGAAAGCGATGACATACAAGAACTCCATCCACGGCCTGACCCTCGGCGGCGGCAAGGCCGTCGTCATCGCCGACCCTCGAACCGACAAGACGCCGGCGCTGCTCCAGGCCATCGGCGATGCCGTTAACCGCCTCGAGGGCCGTTACATCACTGCCGAAGACGTCGGCACCAACTCGGACGACATGCGGTCGGTTCGTTCTGCAACCGCTTACGTAGCCGGCCTTCCTGAGACCAGCGGCGATCCCTCCCCCTTCACCGCCCTCGGGGTTTTCCGGGGAATACAGGCCTGCGCCCAGGCGGTCTGGGGCTCACCGCAGGTCGAGGGGCGCCGGGTCGCCATCCAGGGCGTCGGCAGCGTCGGGTTCAACCTGGCCCGCCACCTGGTTCAGGCCGGTGCGGACGTGACGGTTACGGATATCCGCCCCGAAAAGGTGAAGCGCGCCGTCGACGAACTCGGCGTGAAGGCCGTCGAGCCCGAGCGCATCTTCGACGTCGAGTGCGACATCTTCTCGCCGTGCGCGCTCGGCGGCGTCCTCAACGACGAGACCATTCCCCGCATCAAGGCGCCCATCATCGCCGGTGCGGCCAACAACCAACTCGGGGAAGTGCGCCACGGCGACGCCCTGCACGCCCGCGGCGTGCTCTACGCGCCCGACTACGTCATCAACGGCGGCGGCGTCATCAACGTCGCCGAGGAACTCACCCCCGAAGGCTACAGCGCCGCGCGCGCCCGGGCCAAAGTCGAACGCATCTACGACCGGGTGCTCGAGGTCATCGAGCTCTCCCGCCGCCGCAACATCCCCACCCACCGCGCCGCCGACGAGCTGGCGATGCGCCGCATCGAGGAGGCTCGGTCCGCAGGCCGCGCCGCACGGCGGTAACATTGCAAAGCGCACAACCGCATGGCACGGTGACGAGGGGCTGGGCGTTGCGGGCCCGGCCCCTTGCCCCTGCCTCAGGTGATTGTGACCTGCTTCCCGTACGTGTCTCGGGAGCCCGGGAACAGAAGAGAGGGCCACTCTAAAGCAGCGGCCTCGGCAGCCGACCTGCTCGTCGTCTGCGCATGTCCGCTGGAGCTCAGTTGATGGCGTCCGGATAGAGCCGTGCGGCGATCCAGATCAGCACCAGCAGCACCGCAGCCTGCACGGCGAAGTCGACCCCGAGCCCGACGGCAGCGTGCCCGCCCTGGATCATCAGCGCCCGCAGCGCGTCAACCTGGTAAGTGAGCGGATTGACGTGAGAGATGAGCTTCAGCCACTCCGGCATGATGGAAAGCGGGTAGATGGCGTTGCTCGCAAAGAAAAGGGGCATCGTCAGCACCTGGCCGATCCCCATGAACCGCTCCCGGGTCTTCACCAGGCAGGCGACCACCAATGAAAACGTCGAGAAGATGGCCGCACCGAGCAAGATGGACAGCAGCACGCCACCGATGGCCCCCAGCGTGAGCTGCAGGCGCACCCCCATCACCCACGCCAGAAGATACACGATGATCGCTTGCGTGAGCGCGCGAATCCCTGCCGACACCGCCTTGCCGGAGACCAGCGCGCCCCGGTAGGCCGGGCTGACCAGGTACTTGTGCAGCACCCCGAGGTCCCGCTCCCAGATCAGCGAGATGCCGTAGAAGATGGCGATGAACAGCACGCTCTGTGCCAGGATGCCCGGCGCCATGAAGTCGAGGTAGCTCATCCGGCCCGTCGGGATGGCGCGCACCCGGCTCATCACCTGACCGAACACCACGAGCCACAGGGTCGGCTGCACCGCCCGGGTCAGCAGCTCCACCGGGTCGTGGCGCAGCTTCCGCATCTCGGCCTCCGCGACGGCCAGCACCTGCCTCACGAACTCGACGACCGCTCGCACCGCCCGCACGACAGGGTTACCGGAGGGCAGCACGCCGCCTCCCACCACGACCTCGCTACCGGCTCCCGAGGCCACCGCGGCGCCGCCGCCGGTTTCAGCCCAGCCGTCGCACCGTTCGTCGCGTCCGAAGGGCATCGCGGAACGTCCCCCCCGTCTCGATGGAGCGGCCGGTGTAGTGGACGAAGACGTCATCGAGGCTTGCCTCGGGGCCCACCGCCACCTTGAGATCGCCGGGTGCCCCTACCGCGGCCACCCGCCCCAGGTGCATGATGGCTACCTCATCGCAGAGTTCGTCGGCCTCCTCCATATAGTGCGTGGTGATCAGGATGGTGGCGCCAAAGCGGCGGCGCAGTTCCCGCACGTGTTCCCAAACCGCCCGCCTGGCCACCGGGTCGAGCCCCACCGTGGGCTCGTCCATGAAGAGCACCGCGGGCCGGTGCAGCACGGCCTGCGCGATCTCGAGCCGCCGGATCATCCCGCCCGAATACTGGCGCACCAGCGTGTGGGCCGCGTCGGTGAGCCCCATGAGCTCCAGCGCCTGCCGGATGCGCTGCTCGCGTTCCGCCCGCGGCACACCGTAGAGCCTGGCGAACACCAGCAGGTTTTCGTAGCCGGTGAGGCCCCCATCCGCCGACAACAGCTGGGGAACATACCCGATGCGCCGCCGGACCTCCTGCGGCCGGCGCACCACGTCAAACCCCGCCACCCGGGCGCCGCCCGCGCTTGGCGGCAGCAGGGTCGTCAGCATCTTGATGGTGGTGCTCTTGCCGGCGCCGTTCGGGCCGAGGAGGCCGAAGATGGAACCGGCCCGAATGGACAGCGTCAGGTTGTCCACCGCCACCAGGGATCCGAAACGCCGTGTGAGCCTGAACGTCTCGACGGCCAGCGGCGCAGCCTCCGCAACCGCACGTCCTGTGCTGTCCGCCGGCCCGCCTTCGGGCGCCTCCCGGTGCGTGCTCAGATCGAACGTCCCGCTCATCCGCCGTCACGTACCCCTCCCTGCAGTTCAAAAGCTCTCCGCAGCGCGGCCAGGCCTTCGCCCAAGCGGCGCAGGTCGCTCTCGGAGAGCGTCGCCAGCACCTGCGCCACCCGCGCCCGGGT contains these protein-coding regions:
- a CDS encoding zinc-ribbon domain-containing protein, giving the protein MTCKDCGTQNYAGSLYCKKCGADLNRKATETPVTRKGVLQILLSALR
- a CDS encoding ATP-binding cassette domain-containing protein, with amino-acid sequence MSGTFDLSTHREAPEGGPADSTGRAVAEAAPLAVETFRLTRRFGSLVAVDNLTLSIRAGSIFGLLGPNGAGKSTTIKMLTTLLPPSAGGARVAGFDVVRRPQEVRRRIGYVPQLLSADGGLTGYENLLVFARLYGVPRAEREQRIRQALELMGLTDAAHTLVRQYSGGMIRRLEIAQAVLHRPAVLFMDEPTVGLDPVARRAVWEHVRELRRRFGATILITTHYMEEADELCDEVAIMHLGRVAAVGAPGDLKVAVGPEASLDDVFVHYTGRSIETGGTFRDALRTRRTVRRLG
- a CDS encoding ABC transporter permease, encoding MPFGRDERCDGWAETGGGAAVASGAGSEVVVGGGVLPSGNPVVRAVRAVVEFVRQVLAVAEAEMRKLRHDPVELLTRAVQPTLWLVVFGQVMSRVRAIPTGRMSYLDFMAPGILAQSVLFIAIFYGISLIWERDLGVLHKYLVSPAYRGALVSGKAVSAGIRALTQAIIVYLLAWVMGVRLQLTLGAIGGVLLSILLGAAIFSTFSLVVACLVKTRERFMGIGQVLTMPLFFASNAIYPLSIMPEWLKLISHVNPLTYQVDALRALMIQGGHAAVGLGVDFAVQAAVLLVLIWIAARLYPDAIN
- a CDS encoding Glu/Leu/Phe/Val dehydrogenase dimerization domain-containing protein → MEVFETVARLGPHEQVVFVHDPGRGLKMIIGVHDTTLGPALGGCRIWPYRSEQEALVDVLRLSKAMTYKNSIHGLTLGGGKAVVIADPRTDKTPALLQAIGDAVNRLEGRYITAEDVGTNSDDMRSVRSATAYVAGLPETSGDPSPFTALGVFRGIQACAQAVWGSPQVEGRRVAIQGVGSVGFNLARHLVQAGADVTVTDIRPEKVKRAVDELGVKAVEPERIFDVECDIFSPCALGGVLNDETIPRIKAPIIAGAANNQLGEVRHGDALHARGVLYAPDYVINGGGVINVAEELTPEGYSAARARAKVERIYDRVLEVIELSRRRNIPTHRAADELAMRRIEEARSAGRAARR